A window from Solanum stenotomum isolate F172 chromosome 7, ASM1918654v1, whole genome shotgun sequence encodes these proteins:
- the LOC125871849 gene encoding probable inactive receptor kinase At5g58300 codes for MMKLHPIIDLLPLSLFLFLLLFPNVIADLSSDRQALLDFASAVPHLRNFKWNTNSSICTWHGVSCSSDGTRVVALRLPGIGLYGPIPDNTIGRLDALTTLSLHSNALTGNLPSDIISIPSLHFIFIQQNKFSGEIPSSLSLQLNFIDLSFNSFSGEIPTTIQNLTHLTGLNLQNNSLTGSIPNVNLPRLMQLNMSNNELNGSIPPSLAKFSASSFQGNSLLCGQPLTQCPSFAPSPSPFPSIPPSPLSLTPPSRSPSVLPASPTIPENHKGKKSLSTRVIIGIVVGGVGGILCLAVLIFLCCMKRYYTKRGVQQRKDFNGGGSPKQTEDFSSGVQAAEKNKLVFFEGCSFNFDLEDLLRASAEVLGKGSYGTTYKAILEEGTTVVVKRLKEVVVGKREFDQQMETIGTVDQHRNVVALRAYYFSKDEKLLVYDHVLAGSLSTRMHGNKDLGRTLDWESRLRIAHGAASGIAHIHAVSGGKLIHGNIKSSNVLLTHDNNGCISDVGLIPLMGFPTIPSRSAGYRAPEVIETKKCTQKSDVYSFGVLLLELLTGKAPVQPPGHDEVVDLPRWVQSVVREEWTAEVFDAELIKFQNIEDEMVQMLQIAMTCVANVPETRPDMSQVVQMIEDIQQIDSGNRPSSEDNKSRSPTSPTP; via the exons ATGATGAAGCTACACCCAATAATAGATCTACTTCCTCTTTCTCTCTTCCTATTTTTGCTCCTCTTCCCAAATGTTATTGCTGACCTTAGCTCAGATAGACAAGCACTACTTGACTTTGCTTCTGCAGTACCTCATCTTCGAAACTTCAAGTGGAACACTAACTCTTCCATTTGCACATGGCATGGCGTAAGTTGCAGCTCAGATGGCACTCGTGTAGTTGCACTTCGGCTTCCTGGTATTGGACTTTATGGTCCTATTCCAGACAATACCATAGGAAGACTGGATGCACTAACAACCCTCAGCCTTCATTCCAATGCCCTCACTGGAAATCTTCCTTCAGACATCATCTCTATTCCgtccctccatttcatatttataCAACAAAACAAATTTTCTGGTGAAATACCTTCTTCTCTATCTCTACAGCTTAACTTCATTGATCTCTCTTTCAACTCCTTCTCAGGGGAAATTCCAACAACAATTCAAAATCTGACACATCTTACTGGTTTAAACCTACAAAACAACTCCCTCACAGGATCCATTCCTAATGTAAACCTACCAAGGCTTATGCAATTGAATATGAGTAATAATGAACTCAATGGTTCAATTCCACCATCCCTTGCAAAGTTTTCTGCTTCTTCATTTCAAGGAAATTCTCTATTATGTGGACAACCCTTGACTCAATGCCCTTCTTTTGCGCCTTCACCGTCTCCATTCCCTTCAATTCCACCTTCTCCTTTGAGTCTAACACCACCATCTCGTTCTCCGAGCGTCCTGCCAGCCTCACCAACAATTCCTGAAAACCATAAAGGCAAGAAAAGCTTGAGTACACGGGTTATCATTGGCATTGTTGTAGGAGGTGTTGGAGGGATCCTATGTCTAGCTGTGTTGATTTTCTTGTGTTGTATGAAGCGATATTATACTAAGAGAGGTGTACAGCAAAGAAAAGACTTTAATGGAGGAGGAAGTCCGAAGCAAACAGAGGACTTCAGTAGTGGAGTACAAGCAGCTGAAAAGAACAAATTGGTTTTCTTTGAGGgttgttctttcaattttgaccTTGAAGATTTGTTGAGAGCCTCAGCTGAGGTTTTGGGTAAAGGGAGCTATGGAACAACCTACAAGGCCATCTTGGAGGAGGGAACGACTGTTGTTGTGAAACGGCTGAAGGAAGTTGTTGTTGGGAAACGAGAGTTTGACCAACAGATGGAGACAATTGGCACTGTGGATCAGCATCGAAATGTTGTTGCTCTTCGTGCTTATTACTTTTCCAAAGATGAAAAACTTCTTGTCTATGATCATGTACTGGCAGGCAGTTTATCCACTCGAATGCATG GCAACAAGGACTTGGGAAGAACACTGGATTGGGAATCTAGATTGAGGATTGCCCATGGAGCTGCAAGTGGTATTGCCCATATCCATGCTGTTTCTGGTGGCAAATTAATTCATGGAAATATCAAGTCATCCAATGTGCTTCTCACCCACGATAATAATGGATGCATCTCAGATGTTGGTCTTATACCTTTAATGGGTTTTCCTACTATCCCATCAAGGAGTGCAGGATATAGAGCACCCGAGGTGATAGAGACCAAGAAATGCACTCAGAAATCCGATGTTTACAGCTTTGGTGTTCTGCTTCTTGAGCTCCTTACTGGGAAAGCACCAGTGCAGCCACCTGGCCATGATGAGGTGGTAGACTTACCAAGATGGGTGCAGTCTGTTGTGAGGGAGGAATGGACTGCTGAGGTATTTGATGCTGAGCTCATCAAGTTTCAAAATATCGAAGACGAAATGGTGCAGATGCTGCAGATTGCAATGACTTGTGTGGCAAACGTGCCTGAAACAAGGCCTGACATGAGTCAAGTTGTCCAGATGATTGAAGATATCCAACAAATTGATTCTGGAAACAGGCCATCATCTGAAGATAACAAGTCTAGGAGCCCAACTAGTCCAACGCCATGA